A single window of Malus sylvestris chromosome 5, drMalSylv7.2, whole genome shotgun sequence DNA harbors:
- the LOC126623983 gene encoding uncharacterized protein LOC126623983 isoform X2, with translation MSFNSTHGKDWERLREVVWRPSPSQKTSPALMLSTPAEHFDRHPTQARQETGLKSIDPHAGPSEVSRAINLPHDQHVAELLRAEVDSGVEGDSGAFTKRRLTSESNTGPWVPARIVIRVGVGQVTGWIHGGYCLGNHRLRKRSNWVSGVGLIGNLIGKIVGILWRNKDWGL, from the exons ATGTCTTTTAACAGCACACATGGGAAAGACTGGGAAAGACTTCGTGAAGTAGTCTGGAG GCCATCACCTAGCCAAAAAACCAGCCCAGCACTCATGCTATCCACTCCAGCCGAGCATTTTGACCGGCACCCAACCCAAGCCAGGCAAGAGACTGGCCTAAAATCGATAGACCCACATGCCGGGCCATCTGAGGTCAGCCGGGCCATCAACCTCCCACACGATCAACACGTCGCAGAGCTCCTCAGGGCTGAGGTTGATTCTGGGGTGGAGGGAGATTCTGGGGCCTTCACCAAAAGGCGTCTGACCTCGGAATCCAACACGGGTCCATGGGTACCAGCCCGAATTGTCATAAGGGTCGGTGTCGGGCAGGTGACAGGCTGGATCCACGGCGGCTACTGCCTAGGGAACCATCGGTTGAGGAAAAGATCAAATTGGGTTAGTGGGGTTGGATTGATAGGGAATTTGATAGGCAAAATTGTTGGAATATTGTGGAGGAATAAAGATTGGGGATTGTGA
- the LOC126623966 gene encoding 1-aminocyclopropane-1-carboxylate oxidase 2 encodes MATFPVVDMDLINGEERAATLEKINDACENWGFFELVNHGISTELLDTVEKMNKDHYKKTMEQRFKEMVAAKGLEAVQSEIHDLDWESTFFLRHLPSSNISEIPDLEEDYRKTMKEFAVELEKLAEKLFDLLCENLGLEKGYLKKAFYGSKGPNFGTKVSNYPPCPKPDLIKGLRAHTDAGGIILLFQDDKVSGLQLLKDGEWMDVPPVHHSIVINLGDQIEVITNGKYKSIMHRVIAQSDGTRMSIASFYNPGDDAFISPAPALLEKKSEETPTYPKFLFDDYMKLYSGLKFQAKEPRFEAMKARETTPVETARGLRAVRWNTTKRNQN; translated from the exons ATGGCAACTTTCCCAGTTGTTGACATGGACCTTATCAATGGTGAAGAGAGAGCAGCAACCTTGGAGAAGATCAATGATGCATGTGAGAACTGGGGTTTCTTTGAG TTGGTGAACCATGGGATATCAACTGAGCTTTTGGACACTGTGGAGAAGATGAACAAGGATCACTACAAGAAGACCATGGAGCAAAGGTTCAAGGAAATGGTGGCAGCCAAAGGCCTCGAAGCTGTCCAGTCCGAAATCCACGACTTGGACTGGGAAAGCACCTTCTTCTTGCGCCACCTTCCTTCCTCAAACATTTCCGAAATCCCTGATCTCGAGGAAGATTACAG GAAGACCATGAAGGAATTTGCAGTGGAATTGGAGAAGCTAGCTGAGAAGCTTTTCGACTTGCTGTGTGAGAATCTTGGACTTGAGAAGGGCTATCTGAAGAAGGCTTTCTATGGATCCAAGGGTCCGAATTTTGGGACCAAGGTCAGCAACTACCCTCCATGTCCCAAGCCAGACCTGATCAAGGGACTCCGGGCCCACACCGACGCTGGTGGTATCATCCTGCTCTTCCAGGATGACAAGGTCAGCGGCCTCCAGCTCCTCAAGGATGGTGAATGGATGGATGTCCCCCCAGTGCACCACTCCATTGTCATCAACTTAGGTGACCAGATTGAG GTGATCACTAATGGGAAGTACAAGAGTATAATGCACCGGGTGATAGCTCAGTCGGACGGAACCAGAATGTCGATAGCGTCGTTCTACAACCCGGGCGACGATGCGTTTATCAGCCCGGCACCGGCATTGCTGGAGAAGAAATCTGAGGAAACCCCAACTTATCCCAAATTTTTGTTTGATGATTACATGAAGCTGTACTCTGGCCTCAAATTCCAAGCCAAGGAGCCAAGATTTGAAGCTATGAAGGCCAGGGAAACCACCCCTGTTGAAACTGCCCGAGGTCTGAGAGCCGTCCGATGGAACACGacaaaaagaaatcaaaattag